tgctTTTGTTCAGACAATAAATTTTGGAATTGAAAGGGTGAGAAAGCACAAAAACATTATACTGTTTAATGTAATAGAATATCTAACAATAGTTAGTGCAGTGCTGAGTTATTTCATGACATCTACAAGAAAAATGTACACTAATGCAGCAGGTAACTGTTTTCAACTGACAGGGTCTGCTACAGccgagaaaatgacaaaaaatattcaTCAGCTTGTCGATGACATGTGATAGGTTGAATGTTCAAACAATGCTCCTGTCACAAATTCTCAAATGTTCAGGCTTAGAATATGGACATTAACCTTTCAAAATCAGAAGGCTATATTCACAAACTGATCTTGCCTTATGCAGTCACAGAGAGGACTCtcacaaaaaaaataagatgtCCACCTTTAACCAATATGTACTCTGTGCTCCTAACAGGTACACTGGAGTTtgtgaaaactgggtttggcagtggtagcactgctaccttacaAAGGAGACTGGGTTTCACATCCTGGGGggttcctgtgtggagtttgcatgttctccccatgtccacatgggtttcctgtgggtgctccagtttcctcccaccgtaaaagacatacaggttaggtgaataaGTGTTGCTAACTATGGCACTAGTGTCTTTGTGCATGTGTTAGTGTTAGTGTTTTCACCCTGCTATGGACTGATTGCTGGGATAGCTGAGACCCTGCCCTggagattgatggatggatgaattaatagtTTGTTGTTGTGTTTACATATCTTTTTGTAAAGTCTCAATCCTTTTTTccagcatttacagtatgtattgtttttatattccttTCCTAATGACCACTCAGGGAATACTGGGGAGTGTGTGAGTATGGGTTGATGTTGGGTAGGTCCTGAACTTATTATTCTGCACAAAAGTGTCTGAGAAAGTCACAGATCTTTTGATAGGAAAGGGTGTTAGAATTTGATGCATGTAATTAATATTGTAATTCTGTAAATCATTGCAAAATTAAAGATGCAAACTAAAAAAACATGTCACAAGATATGTACTTTTTTGGTATATTACTTTTCATTGATTAAACTATTTTCGTCATCAGTAAATTGCATCAGAAATTCACACAAAACCCCAAGATAAATGGAATTGTCTCACCTCAGCTATATAAACCATCAAGAGCTGCATTAGGAGGGAAATAACAAGAGAGCAGGTTTCACATTACTAAGGGTTGTTATATTACTTGTGTAAACACCTTAAATAGAATAGATGGTTTTTGCACAACcattttgaaaattgaaaaaaaaaaaaaaacaatagaaatagtTCTTCAGAAAAATGCAGCATTGTTATCCTTTTGACAACAAGTCTTGCTTCAAGGAAATGCGAGCACCTGAAGTCTCTGTTATCCTTTATGCCTTCTCAGCATCTACTGTTTTGCTTACTGTCTTTGGAAACCTTGTGGTAATTATTTCCTTTTCTCATTTTAGGCAGCTTCACACACCAAGCAATCTTCTTGTTCTGTCATTGGCAGTGGCTGATTTTATGGTGGGAATTTTTTCTATGCCATTCAAACTTATACAAATCATTGAAAACTGCTGGTATTTTGGGGacacattgtgttttatttacttcTGTATCAGTTTCTTACTTACCTCGGTTTCTATTAGTAACTTAGTATTTATTGCTATCGATCGCTATATTGCTGTGTGTGATCCTCTGCtgtattcttctaaaataacagttCCTGTAATACAGATGTTTATTGCAACTAGTTGGGCAGTATCCTTATTGTACAATTgggtattgatttattttaaaggaattacatttacatatgaaaatgtaaatatttgtttagGAAAATGTGATGTAATATATACAGAAACTTGGGGCTTAGTGGATCTTATTGCTACATTCATTCTTCCCTGTTCTGTAATGGTTAGTCTCTACATAAAAATTTTTATAGTTGCTAAAAGACATTTGAGAATCATTAACTCAATGTCTCAACAAATGGTAACAAAGGAAAGGAATCAGTGTAACATGTCTAAAAAGTCAGAGAGGAAAgctgcaaaaacattaggaattgTAATGGCTGTTTTCCTTCTTTGTTGGATTCCATATTATTTATGTATCATTTTTGACACATACACAAGTTTTTCCACACCTCGTATAGTATTCAATGCTTTTACATGGCTTGTATTTTTTAACTCTGGCTTTAATCCTATCATCTACGCTTTATTTTATTCTTGGTTTCAGAAGTCATTTAAACTTATCATGACTCTTAGGATATGTGACCCTGAGTCTTCTCTGGTTAATTTATTTCCAGAAAACCATTAAGTAATTGTACACTTCTCCTTaatcctcttctttttattataaaaaaatcttgttcTTTTTACTTATACTCACATTTCACTAACATGTAATTTTCtattagcagaatttcaaaatatatcttaTTATATTAACTGCCAAGCGTTTTCTTAATATTCTAAATATCAATAGTGCATGACTCAAGATCCTTAAGCCTATGTTATATTTTAACATTCTAAATGTATAAACTTTACACATAAACCTTAGAATTTACCCAAAACTTCTAAATGTCTATTTCAGATTCTTTACTCTCTTGAAATTTCTGGTTcattaaaaactgaattattCCTTTTACCCTTTCTGTGTGACTCAGTATAAATATGAGTGCATGATTTTTAATTGCcttgtgcaaaaataaaataagtaaaacataaaatgGATGACATTACTACCAAATATAGTTCACAAATGTGTTATGTTTTGTCTACCCTAGCATTCCAAGTGTATTATTCATGAGTGGATACTATTTAATTCTTATactgtttctcttcttttgttgtggaaaaaaatatgGTTTCTATTACTGCTGCAAAGCTTGGAGGCCTGAAAGTCTTAATGTTAGATTGACTAAATTCATGTCAAGTGTTGCTACTTGTACTTTACTTGTTGAGATTGCTTACTACTTAATGATGGCCTGCCTCAGCATATTACTGAAATAAGTTTGGGCCAGTATTAGGTCTGCTGGTAATATCGTAATCTTTGCTGGGGTAAAATATACCTATGGGTGTTCTAGAATGTAATATCTGGAAAATTCTAGTAAGTGTTAGAgaatgtttttttccttcttgcTTGATTGGTGCTGTGCACAAAATGGCTCATCACAGGCTAATTAATCAAAACTGTAATCTGACTTGCCATGGTGTCTGATTGTTCTTCTGCAATAAAGCTGTTATATTGATTTACCTGATATTGATCTTGGTTCTTTGCCTGatcagtgtgtatttatttatcttctgttTAATATTGGTAAAGCTTGTACACTAAATACAGCTAGAATATTTTAATATGTGCTATTTTATGGCCAGAACTGATCTACTACTAAGGATTCTATTCACTCATCCTCCAGATGTTTTCAAGGTTGTAAGGGCTTTGAGCTTATCTCTGTAACATCacgcacaaagcagaaaccaaaaaaatctgaacacccatccatccattgtccaacccgctgaatccgaacacagggtcacgggggtctgctggagccaatcccagccaacacagggcacaaggcaggaaccaatcccgggcagggtgccaacccaccgcagaaaaatctgaacagttaaaaatattatattttctgaCTATACTTAAGACAGTAAGGTGGCTACCATTTAATCAACATTATAAACAAATACAGCATATTCAACTTTCATTTATACATTTCTTTCTGCTCTGATAATCCactacatttttgtaaaaacagtactATTTCTGAATAAAAAAGAGTGATTGTTCAAAGAAAAATTGAGATAGGTTTTCTACTTTTGATGAACAATAAAAACGGAAATTAAAAACCGGCAAAAATACTATATGTTacacttgtgcaaattaaaataagtGTAGCCTACAAAGGATTAGTCCTCTTTCTGAGGCTTGTCCTTGCTTCCAACACAGATCGGCCCATAGACCCTACAAACCTAAACTAACTAAGCGCATAGAGAACATGATTAGTTGGATGGATGACACCTCtatcgattttttttttgcaaagttacTTCTAACTTATGTAATCtgtaaaatatcatttaaaaaaagaatcatGGTTGCATAAAGAATAGATGGATTTTCAAGAAATGGTAagtactttatttgttatttaaaaagttattaatactgtctttttataatattatttgacGTATTGCTAAATACATCTAGTATTGTAAGAAATTCACAGTGAGTTATTGCCAGAAtcataaacataattttagtcATTAATTTCTTCTTAAGGTGTATTTTTGCttatacaaaaaagtaaacataatcaTTGATAAGCTACATAGCTACATTCAACAAGGAAGTTTTTCACATGGCTATTAGGGCtgtaagaaagaaaacaatattttctacttttattaaATCACTAAGACATGCAGTGTAGGTATAGGCTAAAATGCAGATGATTCAAAGTCTGTTTCAGTGCAATTCAGTACTTGGCCATATGTAAAAAAGTGTAAATGATCATAAACATCAAAAGGTTTACCctagtgatttgttttttgtcattaCAAAACTAATTCAAACAGTAAATATGAGAATTGTGACTCTTCAACATAAAAAGAGGATCAGAATTCTTTGCTGGCATAACAATCATAGATATTGTTGTGTTTTTCTAGTGTTGTTGTATGGTTGGGTCAGTTTAAGGGAGGAGGTACTGGATTATTTAACAGACAGCTACAGAGGCATTCTGGACTACAGGACTCCTAGGGCCAAGTTGAACAGAGGTTGGCAGATGGTTATAAGGTTCTGTGTGTTGATTTACATTACATCTTGTGTTCCAATAAAGTTATAATTCTACAGTTGTTCCAGCTGGTTGTTGGAAATGTTACAGATTtgctaaaaagaaaagatttagcATCCGTTGTtgagtttatttttcaaaaccaaaaaagGCAGGGTTTGAGAGTACAGTTTGTAATGAACATTACATATAgaataatttgtcttttttatataaatacatgatagtttcatttttattgtaacagATTATTTAATTGtgggaaaatgttttggggacacCTTTCCTTAGAATATTAATCCCCT
The sequence above is drawn from the Erpetoichthys calabaricus chromosome 3, fErpCal1.3, whole genome shotgun sequence genome and encodes:
- the LOC114649435 gene encoding trace amine-associated receptor 13c-like, with the protein product MQHCYPFDNKSCFKEMRAPEVSVILYAFSASTVLLTVFGNLVVIISFSHFRQLHTPSNLLVLSLAVADFMVGIFSMPFKLIQIIENCWYFGDTLCFIYFCISFLLTSVSISNLVFIAIDRYIAVCDPLLYSSKITVPVIQMFIATSWAVSLLYNWVLIYFKGITFTYENVNICLGKCDVIYTETWGLVDLIATFILPCSVMVSLYIKIFIVAKRHLRIINSMSQQMVTKERNQCNMSKKSERKAAKTLGIVMAVFLLCWIPYYLCIIFDTYTSFSTPRIVFNAFTWLVFFNSGFNPIIYALFYSWFQKSFKLIMTLRICDPESSLVNLFPENH